Proteins co-encoded in one Prunus persica cultivar Lovell chromosome G6, Prunus_persica_NCBIv2, whole genome shotgun sequence genomic window:
- the LOC18772573 gene encoding E3 ubiquitin-protein ligase Hakai, translated as MLQIRLKSVAPPEGAAGVKPLPAETVTVACPDHLVLADLPVAKGIGASTIASIVKTVGRRSRRQLGERVHFCVRCDYPIAIYGRLSPCEHAFCLDCARSDSICYLCDERIQKIQTIKLMEGIFICAAPHCLKSFLKRSEFESHIHENHAYLLQPNADKMDGNESEARSTKQGTVSESTGRAPPRPVFSPSSNSQLHDREDKARLQQPREQSLPRPVMQPNPAPAFGQLQNNPADLSRPPGFDRPSPHNLFHQQSYDSVGNTMQESGQFSDKQQTPFSEYPPMHSIQPPNYAVPINSNQVRMPSLPFAYPFPVDGSQPFYNAPYEIARQDSAPDVGQEQGSLLGFPPGSAGNMNFAASYPQSWNAGQAGVPFEAAQGGQGTADGFSNSSESQGQVAFYQGEYGRNPGGMPFNPQHMTNKAMEAVQGGNSMDPRDGKGILASQPMPLPPPPPPPPHMSQLNRQFYQGDTGRDGQG; from the exons ATGCTTCAGATCCGGCTTAAGAGTGTTGCACCCCCAGAGGGTGCTGCAGGGGTAAAACCCTTGCCAGCGGAGACTGTGACAGTTGCATGCCCTGACCACCTTGTCCTTGCTGATCTTCCTGTCGCAAAGGGCATTGGGGCATCAACCATTGCTTCAATTGTCAAGACTGTAGGTCGCAGGTCCCGTCGCCAGCTTGGAGAACGGGTTCACTTTTGTGTTCGCTGTGATTACCCTATTGCTATCTATGGACGCCTG AGCCCTTGTGAGCATGCCTTTTGTCTGGATTGTGCTAGGAGTGACTCGATCTGCTATCT TTGTGATGAACGCATCCAGAAGATCCAGACGATCAAGTTGATGGAGGGAATCTTTATTTGCGCAGCCCCTCACTGTCTGAAATCTTTCCTGAAGAGGAGTGAATTTGAATCTCATATCCACGAGAACCATGCTTACCTTCTTCAGCCAAATGCGGACAAAATGGATGGAAATGAATCAGAAGCTCGGAGTACCAAACAAGGTACAGTATCGGAATCCACTGGCCGTGCTCCACCAAGGCCAGTCTTTTCTCCTAGTTCAAATTCCCAGCTCCATGACCGTGAGGACAAAGCTCGTCTTCAACAGCCTAGAGAACAGTCACTTCCAAGGCCAGTCATGCAGCCCAACCCAGCCCCAGCTTTTGGGCAACTTCAGAATAACCCAGCAGATCTCAGTCGTCCCCCAGGCTTTGACAGGCCTAGTCCCCACAATCTCTTCCATCAACAAAGCTATGATTCAGTGGGTAATACAATGCAGGAATCTGGCCAGTTTTCAGATAAGCAGCAGACTCCCTTTTCTGAATACCCACCCATGCATTCCATTCAGCCCCCCAATTATGCAGTTCCCATTAATTCGAATCAAGTGCGGATGCCCTCCCTTCCATTTGCCTATCCTTTTCCCGTTGATGGATCTCAACCATTTTATAATGCTCCCTATGAGATTGCACGGCAGGATTCAGCACCAGATGTTGGACAAGAACAGGGGTCGTTATTGGGTTTTCCCCCTGGTTCAGCGGGGAACATGAATTTTGCTGCTAGTTATCCACAGTCTTGGAATGCAGGGCAGGCTGGTGTTCCTTTTGAAGCTGCACAAGGGGGTCAAGGAACTGCAGATGGTTTCTCTAACTCCTCAGAGTCTCAAGGACAAGTTGCATTTTATCAAGGAGAATACGGACGGAATCCAGGGGGTATGCCTTTCAATCCTCAGCATATGACCAACAAAGCAATGGAAGCAGTGCAGGGTGGAAATTCTATGGATCCAAGAGATGGCAAAGGTATATTAGCATCACAGCCCATGCCTCTTCCTCCGCCACCTCCACCCCCACCTCACATGTCACAGCTCAATCGTCAGTTTTATCAAGGTGATACCGGTCGAGATGGACAGGGGTAG
- the LOC18775356 gene encoding mitochondrial uncoupling protein 1 yields the protein MVADSKSKSDISFAGTFVSSAFSACFAEICTIPLDTAKVRLQLQKKAVAGDVVALPKYRGMLGTVATIAREEGLSALWKGIVPGLHRQCLYGGLRIGLYDPIKTLYCGGSDFVGDVPLTKKILAALTTGALAITVANPTDLVKVRLQAEGKLPPGAPRRYSGALNAYSTIVRQEGVGALWTGIGPNIARNSIINAAELASYDQVKETLLKLPGFSDNVVTHLLSGLGAGFFAVCIGSPVDVVKSRMMGDSAYKSTIDCFLKTLKNDGPLAFYKGFIPNFGRLGSWNVIMFLTLEQAKKFVKSIESS from the exons ATGGTGGCCGATAGCAAGTCCAAATCTGACATTTCGTTCGCCGGAACTTTTGTCAGCAGCGCTTTCTCCGCTTGTTTTGCAGAG ATTTGTACTATTCCATTGGACACTGCTAAAGTTAGGCTTCAGCTCCAAAAGAAAGCTGTTGCAGGTGATGTAGTGGCCTTACCTAAATACAGGGGTATGCTGGGTACAGTTGCTACCATAGCCAGGGAAGAAGGTCTATCGGCACTCTGGAAGGGAATTGTACCTGGATTACATCGTCAATGCCTATATGGAGGTTTGAGAATTGGGTTGTATGATCCT ATTAAGACCTTATATTGTGGGGGCAGTGACTTCGTCGGAGATGTTCCTTTGACAAAGAAGATACTTGCTGCCTTAACTACTG GTGCTCTAGCAATCACAGTGGCTAATCCAACTGATCTCGTGAAAGTTCGACTTCAAGCTGAAGGAAAATTACCCCCTGGTGCACCAAGGCGCTATTCTGGAGCACTGAATGCCTATTCCACCATTGTGAGACAG GAAGGAGTTGGGGCTCTCTGGACTGGGATTGGACCCAACATTGCACGTAATTCCATCATTAATGCTGCCGAACTAGCGAGTTATGATCAAGTGAAGGAG ACACTTCTGAAACTTCCAGGGTTCTCCGATAATGTTGTCACTCATCTTCTTTCTGGTCTAGGGGCAGGTTTCTTTGCTGTCTGTATTGGCTCACCAGTTGATGTG GTTAAGTCAAGAATGATGGGAGATTCTGCTTACAAAAGCACAATTGATTGTTTCCTCAAAACTTTGAAGAATGAT GGACCTTTGGCCTTTTACAAGGGCTTcatcccaaattttggacggCTAGGATCGTGGAATGTCATCATGTTTCTAACCCTTGAGCAG GCTAAGAAGTTTGTGAAAAGTATAGAGTCATCATAA
- the LOC18772138 gene encoding uncharacterized protein LOC18772138, producing MKIHKLKSLYFWCALVFVAPFLPQSLRSLSVRLSMEIFKTPSLSIPSNLRYLKLVLVKIEDERFFKWITCCCKCIKQLELVHIQGIRNITIESSFLEYFHGFIQSDILHVNISGEKLEGIDICLWFHGYPEISSNSLKIFAPNLKNLNWNSSNGRYSPNLGKLMSLEKVQLFLDPRVNELDKVLCRVCSAKDLIINERTIKAIFKDGSTAVPILDNICNLTLHFTSLNDDLVPAVASLLKGMPNLNFLSMKTTNSRSWDAQTSAGFGIEYWKLQNLAFLHQLKEVTIEYPDNVSNELEFRRYILEHAQNLMKMVNLLNFEDTQFEVLARMVIRSKMISTATVLIRKDSKRWWGLVTPIMDPYFIL from the exons atgaagatACAT AAATTGAAATCTTTGTATTTCTGGTGTGCCCTCGTTTTCGTTGCACCCTTTCTTCCTCAATCTTTGCGCTCTTTATCAGTGCGTTTGAGTATGGAAATTTTTAAAACGCCGTCTCTATCAATTCCCAGTAATCTCCGTTACTTGAAACTGGTATTAGTTAAAATAGAAGACGAGAGGTTTTTCAAATGGATCACATGTTGCTGCAAATGCATTAAGCAGTTAGAGCTTGTTCATATTCAAGGGATACGAAATATCACCATTGAAAGTTCGTTTTTGGAATACTTTCATGGTTTCATTCAAAGTGACATCTTGCATGTGAATATCTCTGGTGAAAAGCTTGAAGGGATAGATATATGTCTATGGTTTCATGGCTATCCAGAAATAAGCAGCAATTCACTGAAgatttttgctccaaatctTAAAAACTTGAACTGGAACAGCAGCAATGGGAGGTATAGCCCAAATCTGGGAAAACTAATGAGTTTGGAAAAAGTTCAGCTTTTTTTAGACCCTCGGGTAAATGAACTTGACAAGGTTCTTTGCAGAGTATGCTCGGCAAAAGATCTTATTATAAACGAGAGGACCATTAAG GCTATTTTCAAGGATGGTTCCACGGCAGTACCAATATTAGATAATATTTGTAACTTGACTCTGCATtttacgagcttgaatgatgaCCTTGTTCCAGCTGTGGCCTCTCTTCTCAAAGGAATGcctaatttgaattttttgtccATGAAGACTACTAACTCACGGAGCTGGGATGCCCAAACT TCAGCTGGCTTTGGTATAGAATACTGGAAACTACAGAAccttgcttttcttcatcagcTTAAGGAGGTAACCATCGAGTATCCCGACAACGTGTCTAATGAACTCGAGTTTAGAAGGTATATCCTCGAGCATGCTCAAAATTTGATGAAAATGGTCaatcttcttaattttgaagATACGCAATTTGAAGTTTTAGCAAGGATGGTGATTAGGAGCAAGATGATTTCCACTGCCACAGTT TTAATCAGGAaagattctaaacgttggtGGGGATTGGTAACGCCAATTATGGatccttattttattttatga
- the LOC109949775 gene encoding putative F-box/FBD/LRR-repeat protein At4g03220 — MITVMRRKGKLPAASASCEDQATCSENVTDDRFSNLPDDVAHIILSFLTFKDAARVGAASKRCRQFYVSVPLVDFDAIWRGIKRTHQNKVRMMNSVDRYLFYRGDNRIQRFCISWSFVSSETENEYCDDHSRVITWIHKAVRCNVEELDVRICGLANTFSLPSCVFLSQSLRSLSVNLNTQILETPSLSFSSNILYLELINLKIADERLFKWISCCCKCIKKLQILNIAGVRNISIESSSLEHFRAWISRDLLHLNISGEKLETIDMFLWFEESYPASSSPSLKIFAPNLKNLKWKGTVGNSPNLGEFVSLEKVKLVLAPQVLDFDIVYEVLYSICCAKVLNLSEDTILGCSKEGSMAAPIFDNLCNLRIHCTRLDDYLVPIVVSLLRGMPNLNTLYIKARSWMLDGKTSSGFGMEYWKLQNLAFLHQLNEVTIEYSDDGSNEIQFARYILENAQNLKKMVILLHYEKKPSKVVAEMVSRSKMISTATIIIRSRYKNV; from the exons ATGATAACAGTAATGAGGAGGAAGGGTAAGTTACCGGCGGCATCTGCAAGTTGTGAAGATCAAGCAACTTGTTCTGAAAATGTGACAGACGACAGATTTAGTAATCTTCCGGATGACGTTGCTCATATCATTCTTTCCTTCCTCACTTTCAAAGACGCCGCTCGAGTGGGTGCCGCCTCGAAAAGATGCAGACAATTTTATGTATCAGTTCCGCTGGTGGATTTTGATGCAATTTGGCGGGGAATAAAAAGAACCCACCAGAATAAGGTGAGGATGATGAATTCTGTGGATAGATACTTGTTCTACCGTGGCGATAATAGGATCCAGCGCTTCTGCATTTCTTGGAGTTTCGTTTCGAGCGAAACAGAAAACGAGTATTGTGATGATCATTCTCGAGTGATCACGTGGATTCACAAGGCAGTAAGGTGTAATGTTGAAGAGCTTGATGTTCGCATATGTGGTCTGGCCAATACGTTTTCGTTGCCATCTTGtgtctttctttctcaatcttTGCGCTCTCTATCGGTGAATTTGAACACGCAGATTTTGGAAACGCCGTCTCTATCCTTTTCCAGTAATATCCTATACTTGGAACTGATAAATCTTAAAATAGCAGACGAGAGGTTGTTCAAATGGATCTCATGTTGCTGCAAATGCATTAAGAAGTTACAGATTCTTAATATCGCAGGGGTGAGAAATATCAGCATTGAAAGTTCGTCTTTGGAACACTTTCGTGCTTGGATTAGTCGTGATCTGTTGCATCTTAATATATCTGGTGAGAAGCTCGAAACTATAGATATGTTTTTATGGTTTGAAGAAAGCTATCCAGCAAGCAGCAGCCCTTCATTGAAgatttttgctccaaatcttaaaaatttgaaGTGGAAAGGCACTGTGGGGAATAGCCCAAATCTGGGAGAATTCGTGAGTTTGGAAAAAGTTAAGCTTGTTCTAGCTCCTCAGGTTCTAGACTTTGACATTGTATATGAGGTTCTTTATAGTATATGCTGCGCAAAAGTTCTTAATCTAAGCGAGGACACCATTCTG GGTTGTTCCAAGGAAGGTTCCATGGCAGCACCAATATTTGATAATCTTTGTAACTTGCGTATACACTGTACGAGATTGGATGATTACCTGGTTCCAATAGTTGTCTCTCTTCTAAGAGGAATGCCTAATTTGAATACTTTGTACATAAAGGCTAGATCATGGATGTTGGATGGCAAGACG TCAAGTGGCTTTGGTATGGAATACTGGAAACTGCAAAACCTCGCTTTCCTTCATCAGCTTAACGAAGTAACCATAGAGTATTCCGACGACGGGTCTAATGAAATCCAGTTTGCAAGGTATATCCTTGAGAATGctcaaaatttgaagaaaatggtCATTCTTCTTCACTATGAAAAAAAGCCATCAAAAGTCGTAGCAGAGATGGTGAGTAGGAGCAAGATGATTTCCACTGCCACAATTATCATTCGGAGTAGATACAAGaatgtttga